Proteins encoded together in one Sceloporus undulatus isolate JIND9_A2432 ecotype Alabama chromosome 4, SceUnd_v1.1, whole genome shotgun sequence window:
- the ATP6V1H gene encoding V-type proton ATPase subunit H isoform X1, with product MDIRGAVDAAVPTNIIAAKAAEVRANKVNWQSYLQGQMISAEDCEFIQRFEQKRTPEEKQELIQNEGSQCAKTFINLMTHISKEQTVQYILTMVDDMLQENHQRVSIFFDLAKRGKNTAWSYFLPMLNRQDLFTVHMAARIIAKLAAWGRELMEGSDLNYYFNWIKTQLSSQKLRSTGSANDPGTDSSQYVQCVAGCLQLMLRVNEYRFAWVESDGVNCIMGVLSNKCGFQLQYQMIFSIWLLAFSPQMCEHLRRYNIVPVLSDILQESVKEKVTRIILAAFRNFLEKSTERETRQEYALAMIQCKVLKQLENLEQQKYDDEDISEDIKFLLDKLGESVQDLSSFDEYSSELKSGRLEWSPVHKSEKFWRENAVRLNEKNYELLKILTKLLEVSDDPQVLAVAAHDVGEYVRHYPRGKRVIEQLGGKQLVMNHMHHEDQQVRYNALLAVQKLMVHNWEYLGKQLQSEQPQTATARS from the exons ATGGATATCCGGGGTGCTGTAGATGCTGCTGTGCCCACCAATATCATTGCTGCCAAAGCTGCAGAGGTTCGGGCTAACAAAGTGAATTGGCAGTCATATCTCCA AGGGCAGATGATCTCAGCGGAAGACTGTGAATTTATTCAAAGGTTTGAACAGAAAAGGACCCCAGAAGAGAAACAGgaattaatacaaaatgaaggcaGTCAG TGTGCCAAAACTTTCATAAACTTGATGACTCATATCTCTAAGGAACAGACAGTTCAGTATATTCTAACCATGGTTGATGATATGCTGCAG GAGAATCACCAGCGTGTTAGCATTTTCTTTGACCTTGCGAAACGGGGCAAGAACACTGCATGGTCCTATTTTCTTCCCATGTTGAATCGACAGGATCTTTTCACTGTACATATG GCAGCCAGAATTATTGCCAAACTagcagcctggggaagagaactGATGGAAGGCAgtgatttaaattattatttcaacTGGATTAAAACGCAGCTTAGTTCACAG AAACTGCGCAGTACTGGCAGTGCTAATGATCCGGGAACTGAT AGTTCACAATATGTCCAGTGTGTCGCAGGATGCTTGCAGTTGATGCTCAGAGTAAATGAATACCGTTTTGCATGGGTAGAATCAGATGGAGTAAACTG CATTATGGGAGTTCTGAGTAACAAATGTGGATTCCAGCTTCAGTATCAGATGATTTTCTCTATTTGGCTGTTGGCATTCAGTCCTCAGATGTGTGAACACTTGCGGCGTTATAATATTGTTCCGGTCCTCTCTGACATCCTTCAGGAATCTGTAAAAGAGAAAGTAACCAGGATAATTCTCGCAGCTTTTCGG AATTTTCTAGAGAAGTCTACTGAAAGGGAAACCCGCCAGGAGTATGCCCTTGCCATGATCCAATGCAAAGTTCTAAAGCAGCTGGAGAATTTGGAACAACAAAAATATGATGATGAAGACATAAGTGAGGACATAAAGTTTCTGTTGGATAAACTTGGAGAGAGTGTCCAGGACCTCAG TTCATTTGATGAGTATAGTTCTGAGCTTAAATCTGGAAGACTAGAATGGAGTCCTGTTCACAAATCTGAGAAATTCTGGCGAGAAAATGCTGTAAGATTAAATGAAAAAAACTATGAACTATTGAA AATTTTGACAAAACTTCTGGAGGTATCAGATGACCCTCAGGTGTTGGCTGTAGCAGCTCATGATGTGGGAGAATATGTCCGACACTATCCTCGAGGGAAACG cGTAATTGAACAGCTTGGTGGAAAACAGCTTGTCATGAACCACATGCATCATGAAGATCAGCAGGTTCGCTACAATGCCTTACTTGCTGTGCAGAAGCTGATGGTTCACAACTG
- the ATP6V1H gene encoding V-type proton ATPase subunit H isoform X2 yields the protein MDIRGAVDAAVPTNIIAAKAAEVRANKVNWQSYLQGQMISAEDCEFIQRFEQKRTPEEKQELIQNEGSQCAKTFINLMTHISKEQTVQYILTMVDDMLQENHQRVSIFFDLAKRGKNTAWSYFLPMLNRQDLFTVHMAARIIAKLAAWGRELMEGSDLNYYFNWIKTQLSSQKLRSTGSANDPGTDSSQYVQCVAGCLQLMLRVNEYRFAWVESDGVNCIMGVLSNKCGFQLQYQMIFSIWLLAFSPQMCEHLRRYNIVPVLSDILQESVKEKVTRIILAAFRNFLEKSTERETRQEYALAMIQCKVLKQLENLEQQKYDDEDISEDIKFLLDKLGESVQDLSSFDEYSSELKSGRLEWSPVHKSEKFWRENAVRLNEKNYELLNLYERKSFAILK from the exons ATGGATATCCGGGGTGCTGTAGATGCTGCTGTGCCCACCAATATCATTGCTGCCAAAGCTGCAGAGGTTCGGGCTAACAAAGTGAATTGGCAGTCATATCTCCA AGGGCAGATGATCTCAGCGGAAGACTGTGAATTTATTCAAAGGTTTGAACAGAAAAGGACCCCAGAAGAGAAACAGgaattaatacaaaatgaaggcaGTCAG TGTGCCAAAACTTTCATAAACTTGATGACTCATATCTCTAAGGAACAGACAGTTCAGTATATTCTAACCATGGTTGATGATATGCTGCAG GAGAATCACCAGCGTGTTAGCATTTTCTTTGACCTTGCGAAACGGGGCAAGAACACTGCATGGTCCTATTTTCTTCCCATGTTGAATCGACAGGATCTTTTCACTGTACATATG GCAGCCAGAATTATTGCCAAACTagcagcctggggaagagaactGATGGAAGGCAgtgatttaaattattatttcaacTGGATTAAAACGCAGCTTAGTTCACAG AAACTGCGCAGTACTGGCAGTGCTAATGATCCGGGAACTGAT AGTTCACAATATGTCCAGTGTGTCGCAGGATGCTTGCAGTTGATGCTCAGAGTAAATGAATACCGTTTTGCATGGGTAGAATCAGATGGAGTAAACTG CATTATGGGAGTTCTGAGTAACAAATGTGGATTCCAGCTTCAGTATCAGATGATTTTCTCTATTTGGCTGTTGGCATTCAGTCCTCAGATGTGTGAACACTTGCGGCGTTATAATATTGTTCCGGTCCTCTCTGACATCCTTCAGGAATCTGTAAAAGAGAAAGTAACCAGGATAATTCTCGCAGCTTTTCGG AATTTTCTAGAGAAGTCTACTGAAAGGGAAACCCGCCAGGAGTATGCCCTTGCCATGATCCAATGCAAAGTTCTAAAGCAGCTGGAGAATTTGGAACAACAAAAATATGATGATGAAGACATAAGTGAGGACATAAAGTTTCTGTTGGATAAACTTGGAGAGAGTGTCCAGGACCTCAG TTCATTTGATGAGTATAGTTCTGAGCTTAAATCTGGAAGACTAGAATGGAGTCCTGTTCACAAATCTGAGAAATTCTGGCGAGAAAATGCTGTAAGATTAAATGAAAAAAACTATGAACTATTGAA TCTATATGAAAGGAAAAGCTTTGCAATCCTCAAATAG